A segment of the Gammaproteobacteria bacterium genome:
GTAGTTTTTGGTGTCATTATGGGGACGGGTGTCGGCGGTGGTATCACCTTCAATGGCCAGCTACATCAGGGGCACCAGCAGATTGCGGGTGAGTGGGGGCATAACACCCTAGAGCCAGATGGGCCCGACTGCTATTGTGGCGGAAAAGGGTGTGTCGAAACACTGATATCAGGCCCAGGATTAGCCGCCGACTACAGGCGCCACGGGGGCACCGATGCATCAAATCCCCAGCAAATTGTCACACTCGCCAGACAGGGTGACCAATTAGCCAAAGCGGCAATGCAGCGTTTTTTTGATCGTTTTGGACGCGCCATGGCCACCGTAGTTAACATTCTTGACCCGGATGTCATTGTACTCGGCGGCGGCCTCTCCAATATTGAGCCACTCTACAGCGAGGGGCACCAGCAGATTGCCGCTGCAGTATTCAATGATGAGTTCAACACACCGCTTTTGAAAAACGGCCACGGCGACAGCTCAGGGGTACGCGGTGCGGCGCAGTTATGGATGAGCAACCAGGTCTCCTGAGTAGAATGAGAGATAAAACCAATATGTAAATGGAGCTCTCTGCTTCCATTTTCATTATCCGTAAAGGAGATATCTTTAACTTCCTAAGGAGCTTGCAGGCCCAGGGCTATGCTGAATAAATGTACGCTGTTCATGGTTGTAGATTATGACCGCTACCCACTACAAATCACATAGAGCCAAAAATATTCGGGCTAAGTGGTGGGCAGGCTAGCCAATGGTGGTGGGTGCGATGATCGCCCTGTTAGGCGATCATTTAACGCGCTGAAGGGTTACGTTTACTCAACCGTTACTGATTTCGCAAGATTGCGCGGCTGATCCACATCGGTGCCTTTCAATATCGCAACATGGTATGAGAGGAGTTGCAGTGGAATTGAGTAGATGATGGGTGCAATCACTTCGTCGGTGGGTGAGACCGAAATTACTTCTACTCCTTCACCTGCCACCATGTCAGCATGTTGATCGGCAAATACGTAGAGCTTTCCCCCTCGGGCTTTGACCTCTTGCAGGTTCGACTTTAATTTGCCGAGCAGCTCGTCATTAGGTGCAACGGCGACGATGGGCATTTCGTCGTCCACCAGTGCCAGTGGGCCATGTTTCAGCTCGCCGGCCGGGTAGGCCTCTGCGTGGATATAGGAGATCTCTTTCAGCTTGAGCGCCCCCTCCATGGCAATAGGGTAGTGAGTGCCGCGCCCCAGGAACAGTGCGTGGTGTTTGTCGGAGAAGTTTTCAGCCATCGCTTTAATCTCATCATCAAGCTTTAAAACATCTTCTACCTTTCGTGGCAACGATTTTAACTCTTCAACCAGCTCTGCTTCGCGTTGTTTACTCAGGCCATTACGCCGCCCCAGTGACATGACTAACATCAGCAGTGCGGTGAGTTGGGTGGTAAACGCTTTGGTTGATGCCACGCCAATTTCAGGGCCGGCCCGGGTCATCATTACCAAGTCGGATTCACGCACCAGCGAGCTTTCAGGGGCATTGCAGATGACCAATGTGTGTTTATAACCCATCTTTTTTGCTTCGTGCAGTGCCGCGAGGGTGTCGGCGGTCTCTCCAGATTGGGAGATGGTGACAAATAGCGAGTTCTTGTGAGCCAGTGGACGGCGATAGCGGAACTCACTGGCCACTTCAACGTTACAGGGGACTTTGGCGATCGCTTCCATCCAGTAGCGAGCAACCACACCGGCGTGAAAACTGGTGCCGCAGGCGATGATGTCGACACCTTTGATTTTATCAAATATCTTGGCAGCACCCGGGCCGAATGATTCATCAATAACATGGTGGTCGCTGATACGACCTTC
Coding sequences within it:
- the glmS gene encoding glutamine--fructose-6-phosphate transaminase (isomerizing); the encoded protein is MCGIVGAVAERDVTQILIEGLRRLEYRGYDSAGVALLADDNSIKRIRVKGKVIGLENEISDSFHGHVGIAHTRWATHGEPSVKNAHPHICRNQVAVVHNGIIENFEALRENQHQAGYEFTSETDTEVIVHQIFQHHITEKQSLLDSVRSATVELEGAYALGVVSINEPGRLIAARSGSPLVIGVGIGEYFIASDVAALLPVTQRFIFLQEGDIADITKDKLTIYDQRGSVVERPIKESELSADSVERGEYRHYMLKEIFEQPRAINDTLEGRISDHHVIDESFGPGAAKIFDKIKGVDIIACGTSFHAGVVARYWMEAIAKVPCNVEVASEFRYRRPLAHKNSLFVTISQSGETADTLAALHEAKKMGYKHTLVICNAPESSLVRESDLVMMTRAGPEIGVASTKAFTTQLTALLMLVMSLGRRNGLSKQREAELVEELKSLPRKVEDVLKLDDEIKAMAENFSDKHHALFLGRGTHYPIAMEGALKLKEISYIHAEAYPAGELKHGPLALVDDEMPIVAVAPNDELLGKLKSNLQEVKARGGKLYVFADQHADMVAGEGVEVISVSPTDEVIAPIIYSIPLQLLSYHVAILKGTDVDQPRNLAKSVTVE
- a CDS encoding ROK family protein; this translates as MHIGIDLGGTKTEGVVLDGQGNQRHRLRVATPTAAGYQAIIKTIVRLVAELENRTGQRCTVGMGTPGAISSRTGRMKNCNTTCLNNQPLLEDLQQQLKRPLRIANDANCFTLSETLDGAAKGYNVVFGVIMGTGVGGGITFNGQLHQGHQQIAGEWGHNTLEPDGPDCYCGGKGCVETLISGPGLAADYRRHGGTDASNPQQIVTLARQGDQLAKAAMQRFFDRFGRAMATVVNILDPDVIVLGGGLSNIEPLYSEGHQQIAAAVFNDEFNTPLLKNGHGDSSGVRGAAQLWMSNQVS